A part of Rhizobium etli CFN 42 genomic DNA contains:
- a CDS encoding transposase encodes MIEAVADRFEGAPRQLRRRWSDDFKARAVAEALEPGSSVSAIARRLDIHPSQLFGWRRAALGSHKENIAPIGHKAVTPSADGAIIEVLIGDVVVRAPADVDEAHLQRVIRAVRSA; translated from the coding sequence ATGATCGAGGCTGTTGCGGACCGATTTGAGGGCGCGCCTCGGCAGCTTCGGCGGCGCTGGTCGGACGATTTTAAAGCGCGTGCAGTTGCAGAGGCACTCGAGCCTGGCTCGAGCGTGTCAGCGATCGCACGTCGGCTTGATATCCATCCGTCACAACTGTTTGGCTGGCGTCGCGCCGCCCTGGGCTCTCACAAGGAGAACATAGCGCCGATCGGTCATAAGGCAGTCACGCCATCTGCCGACGGCGCGATAATCGAAGTTCTGATTGGCGATGTCGTCGTGCGCGCTCCCGCCGATGTGGACGAAGCTCATCTGCAGCGTGTCATCCGGGCAGTTCGCTCAGCATGA
- the tnpB gene encoding IS66 family insertion sequence element accessory protein TnpB (TnpB, as the term is used for proteins encoded by IS66 family insertion elements, is considered an accessory protein, since TnpC, encoded by a neighboring gene, is a DDE family transposase.), protein MIPAGVKVFLASHPIDFRKGPDSLLSLVRDAGSDPFNGSLYVFRAKRADRVKIVWWDGSGVCLYSKRLEKAQFCWPRIGHNRVQLNHAQLMALVDGMDWKRVRSVAVKPPEIVG, encoded by the coding sequence ATGATCCCCGCAGGTGTAAAGGTCTTCCTCGCCAGTCACCCCATCGACTTTCGTAAAGGGCCGGACAGTTTGCTGTCGCTGGTGCGCGACGCCGGCAGTGATCCGTTCAATGGCTCGCTTTATGTCTTCCGGGCGAAGCGGGCGGACCGGGTCAAGATCGTCTGGTGGGATGGATCAGGGGTCTGCCTCTATTCCAAGCGGTTGGAGAAGGCGCAGTTCTGCTGGCCGCGGATCGGCCACAACCGGGTGCAGCTCAATCACGCTCAGCTCATGGCGCTCGTTGACGGCATGGACTGGAAACGGGTGCGCTCAGTGGCGGTGAAGCCGCCGGAGATTGTTGGGTAA
- a CDS encoding IS66-like element ISRel15 family transposase, which yields MTPPDLQLPDDVETLKAMVLAMAEKAARTDALESEVADLKARNADADERIERLTQILKAFDRARFGRQSEKLGSPGIDDEQQAFVFEEIETGISAIRAKVNKGAADPDAKRAPRPRKGFAPHLERVEVVIEPDELHEHIGKQKVLIGEDVSERLDVVPAKFRVIVTRRPKYAFKNEDGVIQAAAPAHIIEGGIPTEALLAQIAVSKYADGLPLYRQEAIYARDKVELDRKLMAQWMGKLGYELDILADYILAEIKKAERIFADETTLPTLAPGSGSAKTAWLWAYARDDRPFGGSGPPMVAYRFEDSRAGDRVARHLNGYRGILQVDGHGAYNKLARSDGGNDGVMLAGCWSHSRRKFYELHASDSSKIASETVELMAKLWEVEAAARGQSPDARVAARQATSAAVVTELFALWQKTLPRISGKSKLAEAIRYATSRRSIFERFLTDGRIELDSNIVERAIRPQTITRKNSLFAGSDGGGRTWATIATLLQTAKMNNVDPQAWLTQTLERIANGWPSSDLDALMPWNYAR from the coding sequence ATGACGCCGCCCGATCTACAGCTCCCGGATGATGTAGAGACCCTGAAAGCCATGGTCCTTGCCATGGCCGAGAAGGCAGCGCGCACCGATGCTCTCGAGAGCGAGGTCGCAGACCTGAAAGCCAGAAACGCCGATGCCGACGAACGCATCGAGCGACTGACCCAGATCCTGAAAGCCTTCGATCGCGCCCGCTTCGGCCGGCAATCGGAAAAGCTCGGCTCTCCGGGCATCGATGATGAGCAGCAGGCTTTTGTCTTCGAGGAAATCGAGACCGGTATCTCGGCAATCCGAGCCAAGGTAAACAAGGGTGCCGCTGATCCCGATGCGAAACGTGCACCCCGGCCGCGCAAGGGCTTTGCACCTCATCTGGAACGAGTCGAAGTGGTGATCGAGCCGGATGAACTGCACGAACACATCGGCAAACAGAAGGTGCTGATCGGAGAAGACGTCTCGGAGCGACTGGACGTCGTGCCGGCGAAGTTCCGCGTCATCGTCACCCGGCGGCCGAAGTATGCCTTCAAGAACGAAGACGGCGTCATCCAGGCAGCCGCGCCCGCGCACATCATCGAGGGTGGCATTCCAACGGAAGCGCTTCTCGCCCAGATCGCTGTCTCGAAGTATGCAGATGGCCTTCCGCTCTATCGACAGGAGGCAATCTATGCACGCGACAAGGTTGAGCTTGACCGGAAGCTGATGGCCCAATGGATGGGCAAGCTCGGCTACGAGCTCGATATCCTGGCCGACTACATCCTCGCCGAGATCAAGAAGGCTGAGCGCATCTTTGCGGACGAGACGACATTGCCAACGCTCGCGCCCGGATCCGGATCGGCAAAGACAGCCTGGCTATGGGCTTATGCGAGGGATGATAGACCCTTTGGCGGTAGTGGCCCGCCGATGGTCGCCTATCGCTTCGAAGATAGCCGCGCTGGCGATCGCGTCGCCCGGCATCTGAATGGCTATCGCGGTATCCTTCAGGTGGACGGGCATGGTGCCTACAACAAGCTTGCCCGATCTGACGGCGGCAATGACGGCGTGATGCTGGCCGGCTGCTGGTCCCATAGCAGGCGCAAGTTCTACGAACTCCACGCCTCGGACAGCTCCAAGATAGCCAGCGAGACGGTGGAATTGATGGCAAAGCTCTGGGAGGTGGAAGCGGCGGCCCGGGGGCAGAGCCCTGACGCGCGTGTCGCGGCACGTCAGGCGACATCTGCTGCAGTTGTCACTGAGCTCTTCGCCCTGTGGCAAAAGACCCTGCCGCGGATCTCCGGCAAGTCGAAGCTCGCAGAAGCGATCCGCTATGCCACCTCGCGTCGCTCCATCTTCGAACGCTTCCTTACCGACGGCCGCATCGAGCTCGACAGCAACATCGTTGAGCGTGCCATCAGGCCCCAGACGATCACGAGAAAGAACAGTCTCTTCGCCGGCAGCGATGGCGGTGGAAGGACCTGGGCGACTATCGCCACGCTCCTTCAGACGGCGAAGATGAACAACGTGGACCCGCAGGCTTGGCTCACCCAAACACTTGAGCGGATCGCCAACGGCTGGCCGAGCAGCGATCTCGATGCACTCATGCCGTGGAATTACGCGCGCTGA